ACGATAAATGATAAAATAAAGCTTATTGAGTATTAAAACGGTTCATTAGTTTGTCATTCGTTCGTACTTGCGTCTGATGAGCTCGTTTAAAGTGTGACCTTCGGGCCTGCCCGCTCTCTTTTCGTAGGCGTAATACGACACGACTCCAACGGAGATTGCAAACACCGGGTCCCAGTACCTGCTGTTAGTTGCATTTTGCTCCGTATACTTACTTAGAGATTAAATATGGGTAGTGTTTGAAGGACTGTATGGCACTCATTgaattaaaaaataaattccTGGAAATAGAGTATTTAATACGCGTAATGAACAGATCATTGCATCCGTCAAATATTACttttgcagaagctgaaacGACCAAATACGAGTGCAACGTTCTGCCAGTGTATTCAGAGTATACCGGGCCTGTTTCGGAGGGATCACAGTTTTGGAATGCTCAGAAGACTAGCTGCTCCGTGGACGGACAGGATCAACTTATAAATTACATGAGGGGCAGACGACTAGTTGGAAAGGAGCACCACTTTGGAGGAGACTACAAAGTGGGGGTGTTCCGACGCGAGACAGTCGACGGAGTACAAAACACGTACAAGGAGGTGGGAGAAAGTAGTAACATCGTGAACTACGGGCACGAGAGATTGCCAGACGAGAATGACGCgattgagaagctggtggactGGATGTCTGTGTCAAAACAGATTCACGAGGAGTGACTTCACCGTAGGTTATAGGAGTTGTAATTTAGATCATGATAAAAAATACGAATAAATTTTAAGATTTGACTTATGAATATCATTCGCAAGTTTAGTGTTTCGACACCGGCAAGAAACACATCCGCGTTTTCAGCCACCGAAAAACGGATCCACAACCGCTACGATCAGTTCCTGAAACTAACCGGCGACAAAGTCGGTTTGCAGGTGCAACAGGGCAGCCATGAGAGTGTCATAGCGATATATTTTCTGGATATATTGAGCCGGCGAGGGTTCCGTCGCGAGACAGACAAAGTGACGCGGACAGACAAGCTCAGATTGGGAGAAATACTCCCAGAACCACCAGCGAAATACACAAAGGCATCAATAAACAAGTATGTGACATCAGTGTCAGAACTAGACTTCCGGCGATATCCCAGCCTAATGCCTCATATTTGTAAAATCTACAACACAGTGACCAATTCACCGGATCTGAAGCGGCTTTCTTTCAAGCGAATTATCCGTTTTTTTGCCAAAACATACAAAACGCTCGAGTGCTTTGAGGTCAGAGACAAAATGATCAAAATGGGCCACAAGCCCGACACAGAGGTAATGAATTTGCTTCTGGAGACAACGCTACAAAAACACCATCCCAACAGAATCGCAAATGTGCTGGAGAACTTGCAAATAATGGACAAATACCATCTTTTGCCTAACGCAACAACGTTTCATGTCATGTTTCGGGGGCTCAGGGACCGGGATCTCAAAAGAGCGATATGCAGAAAAATGGAGACGCTAAAGATAGATATGCAACCCGTGCAAgatgagctttttgagtaTCTGTCGCTGGACAATAGAGATCTGAGTGAAATTCGAACGGCGATGCAGGATCACGGAGTTCGGACAACAAGCGTTGCGATGACCACCAAGGCGGTCAAGGAGTTGCTGGCCAGGGGCGAAGTCAACGAGGCTTGGCAGTTGACGCTAGATACTGCGCAAGCAAACGAAAAATCGAGTCCTAGTTTTCGAGTTGTCCGCAACCTTCTCTGGCATTTTATTTTAACGGGTGAGATCTACTTTGCTGTTGCTCTAACAaattttctcaaaagaaAATTTCCCGATTACGAGGACCTAGAAAACTGGAAGATATTGGTCCAGGGCATGGTGTACGTGAACCAGTCCGAGCACTGGGACCTGCTTGCCAAAAAACTGTACCAGTTGAACTACAAGGCGGCTAAGCTCAGCAAGCAGAGCATATATTTTGATGCCGAGGAAATTGCCAAAATTAATGCCGCGTCGGCCGACCCCAAATTCGACATTCGCGAGCCGTTCACCAATAACATACAGCAACTTGTTATGGACGAGATTTTTCGGCGATTAATCTGGCAGGAAAACCCGGAGTTTGACTTGGAAAAGAACAATCCGAATTTCAAAGAGGCTGCAAGGCTGCTGATACAATAAAATGGTACAATTAATTTCCATGGGGATAGGCAttataaataatttttctcTCGCTAATCTGGGGTAGTTTAGGTTtcctgttttttttttatccCAACTTGCACTTATGTCCAGTATTCCACTTATCTGTTCTATAGATGTCGGTACTACCTCCACCAGAGTGATTCTATTCACTGAGAGTGGGGAGGAGATCACCAAACACCAGATCGAGTACTCCACTTCTGCAAAGGAGGGGTCGAAACGGAATTCCCCAACTATTTTTTCCAACGAAGGTATAGCTTTGGAAATCGGCAAAGACGGCCATGTCCAGGTCGAAGAAGACCACATGGGCCCTACCTTGTCTTTCCCTCAGCCAGGATGGGTCGAATGTGATCCTTGTCACATTCTGGCCAACGTTCTAGAGTGTCTGGCAGCCTGTTTGATGAGACTCGAAATTTCGAATTCTGAGGAACCGCTCGACGGCTCTTTGCCTACAGTTTACCACGTGGCGGCTATCGGTATTGCCAACATGCGTGAGACCACCATTATATGGTCCAAGCGTACCGGCAAGCCGCTGCACAACGGTATTGTTTGGAACGACACCCGGACCCTCAACTTGATGAACCAGCTGAACAGTGTTGTTCCCGAGGATATTCGCACCATGCTCCAAGAACGGTCCGGCTGTCCGATCTCTACCTATTTCTCGTCTCTTAAATGGACCTGGCTGTACGACAATGTCCCAGAAATACAGGAAAGTTATGATAGTGGAGAATGCGACTTGATGTTTGGTACTATCGACACCTGGCTGATCTACAATatcaccaaagaaaaatCATTCCTTACAGACATCACGAACGCGTCAAGAACCAGTTTCATGAACCTAGAGACCAAAgactacgacgaggcgCTGCTTGAATTTTGGAGAGTCGacaccaccaaaatcaatcttccaaaaatcGTTCCTAGTTGTTACGATTTCGGAACGTTCCAGCTGCCAGACCTGAAACACATTGGGTACCAGCGGAAGGTGCTGTCGCAGGACGCGGAGGAGATTATCATGAGACTGCTTGCGGACGTTCCGATTACAGGTTGCTTGGGTGACCAATCTGCTTCTCtggttggccagctggCCTTCCAAAAAGGAGACGCCAAATGTACCTACGGTACCGGTGCCTTCTTGCTGTACAACACAGGCGACAAGAAACTGGTTTCCAAGCACGGCGCAGTCACCACTGTCGGATACTGGTTCCCTGACTTGGACCCTTCTGTCGACGGCAAAGACTCGGTTAACCCTCACTACTGTCTGGAAGGTTCGATCGCTGTTGCCGGCGCGTGTGTCCAATGGCTGAGAGACAACCTGAAACTCATTTATAGCTCCTCGCACATTGGTCCTCTTGCTGCTCAGGCTCCTACAAGCGCGGGCGTGGTGTTTGTTCCTGCGTTCTCCGGTCTTTTTGCTCCATACTGGAACCCTAGAACTACGGGAACGATCTTTGGGCTCACGCAGTACTCCAAGGCCTCTCACATTGCCAGAGCGGCCATCGAGGGAGTTTGTTTCCAGGTCCGTGCTATTTTGCGTGCCATGGTCTCAGACGCTGGCAGATCATCTGAGTTTCTCGACCATGCCGAGCTTCAAGACAAAAATAACCCATTGAACACTCTCCACGTGGACGGTGGTATGTCTCAGTCTGACGTCGTGATGCAGATTCAAGCCGATCTGCTGGGGCCATGCGTTTCGGTCGTGAGATCCGACAATGCAGAGTGTACTGCTTTGGGCTCTGCCATAGCTGCAGGACTTCACAAAAAAGTCCGGGTTTGGAAGTCGCTCAAAGACGTGAGCGAGAAGCTCAACGGCGGGTC
This portion of the Ogataea parapolymorpha DL-1 chromosome IV, whole genome shotgun sequence genome encodes:
- a CDS encoding Glycerol kinase, coding for MSSIPLICSIDVGTTSTRVILFTESGEEITKHQIEYSTSAKEGSKRNSPTIFSNEGIALEIGKDGHVQVEEDHMGPTLSFPQPGWVECDPCHILANVLECLAACLMRLEISNSEEPLDGSLPTVYHVAAIGIANMRETTIIWSKRTGKPLHNGIVWNDTRTLNLMNQLNSVVPEDIRTMLQERSGCPISTYFSSLKWTWLYDNVPEIQESYDSGECDLMFGTIDTWLIYNITKEKSFLTDITNASRTSFMNLETKDYDEALLEFWRVDTTKINLPKIVPSCYDFGTFQLPDLKHIGYQRKVLSQDAEEIIMRLLADVPITGCLGDQSASLVGQLAFQKGDAKCTYGTGAFLLYNTGDKKLVSKHGAVTTVGYWFPDLDPSVDGKDSVNPHYCLEGSIAVAGACVQWLRDNLKLIYSSSHIGPLAAQAPTSAGVVFVPAFSGLFAPYWNPRTTGTIFGLTQYSKASHIARAAIEGVCFQVRAILRAMVSDAGRSSEFLDHAELQDKNNPLNTLHVDGGMSQSDVVMQIQADLLGPCVSVVRSDNAECTALGSAIAAGLHKKVRVWKSLKDVSEKLNGGSDESNMFVAQLDDEKRHHMWKRWEKAISRAKDWLDDETEQPHIT